In one window of Pseudomonas sp. IAC-BECa141 DNA:
- a CDS encoding imelysin family protein: MIRMPLATASLLAIAISLAGCGEGKDKEKAAAPAPTPAASTAAPAAPAAAGKVDEAAGKAVVSHYADMVFAVYSDAESTAKTLQTAIDAFLAKPNADTLKAAKAAWVAARVPYLQSEVFRFGNTIIDDWEGQVNAWPLDEGLIDYVDKSYEHALGNPGATANIIANTEVQVGEDKVDVKDITPEKLASLNELGGSEANVATGYHAIEFLLWGQDLNGTSPGAGNRPASDYLEGAGATGGHNDRRRAYLKAVTQLLVSDLEEMVGNWKPNVADNYRATLEAEPAESGLRKMLFGMGSLSLGELAGERMKVSLEANSPEDEQDCFSDNTHNSHFYDAKGIRNVYLGEYTRVDGTKMTGASLSSLVAKVDPAADTALKNDLAATEAKIQVMVDHANKGEHYDQLIAAGNTAGNQIVRDAIASLVKQTGSIEAAAGKLGISDLNPDNADHEF; this comes from the coding sequence ATGATTCGTATGCCTCTGGCTACCGCCAGTCTGCTGGCCATCGCTATTTCCCTCGCCGGTTGCGGCGAAGGTAAAGACAAAGAAAAGGCCGCCGCTCCTGCGCCGACTCCAGCTGCGAGCACTGCCGCACCGGCTGCGCCTGCTGCTGCCGGCAAAGTCGACGAGGCCGCCGGCAAAGCCGTTGTCTCGCACTATGCCGACATGGTCTTCGCCGTTTACAGCGATGCCGAATCCACCGCGAAAACCCTGCAAACCGCCATCGACGCGTTCCTTGCCAAGCCGAACGCCGACACCCTGAAAGCCGCCAAGGCTGCCTGGGTAGCCGCCCGCGTTCCTTACCTGCAGAGCGAAGTGTTCCGCTTCGGCAATACCATAATCGACGACTGGGAAGGTCAGGTGAATGCCTGGCCGCTGGACGAAGGCCTGATCGACTACGTCGACAAATCCTATGAGCACGCACTGGGCAACCCGGGTGCCACTGCCAACATCATCGCCAACACCGAAGTTCAGGTTGGCGAAGACAAGGTCGACGTCAAGGACATCACCCCGGAAAAACTCGCCAGCCTGAACGAGCTGGGCGGTTCCGAAGCCAACGTCGCCACCGGCTACCACGCCATCGAATTCCTGCTCTGGGGCCAGGACCTGAACGGCACCAGCCCTGGCGCCGGCAACCGTCCTGCGTCGGACTACCTGGAAGGCGCCGGCGCTACCGGCGGCCATAACGACCGTCGTCGTGCCTACCTGAAAGCCGTGACCCAGCTGCTGGTCAGCGACCTGGAAGAAATGGTCGGCAACTGGAAACCGAACGTGGCCGACAACTACCGCGCCACCCTGGAAGCCGAACCGGCTGAAAGCGGCCTGCGCAAAATGCTGTTCGGCATGGGCAGCCTGTCCCTGGGCGAGCTGGCCGGCGAGCGCATGAAGGTGTCCCTGGAAGCGAACTCCCCGGAAGACGAACAGGATTGCTTCAGCGACAACACCCACAACTCGCACTTCTACGATGCCAAGGGCATTCGTAACGTTTACCTGGGCGAGTACACCCGCGTCGACGGCACCAAAATGACCGGCGCCAGCCTGTCGTCGCTGGTGGCCAAGGTTGACCCGGCTGCCGACACCGCCCTGAAAAACGATCTGGCCGCTACCGAAGCCAAGATCCAGGTCATGGTCGATCACGCCAACAAGGGTGAGCACTACGACCAGTTGATCGCGGCCGGCAACACCGCCGGCAACCAGATCGTCCGCGACGCCATCGCTTCGCTGGTCAAGCAGACCGGTTCAATCGAGGCCGCAGCCGGCAAGCTGGGCATCAGCGACCTGAACCCGGACAACGCCGATCACGAGTTCTGA
- a CDS encoding toxin VasX, whose amino-acid sequence MSAEKLAMVDQAAQAERAAKAQPHVDINSTVHPCPASQPDLFVVPVRYALAHEKAEHACCVPGIAPESRPMATRRLRAGFVYVWQHQGPLKRYAVSAEGLLQAQPLDAGPALVADATLAGLSLPKAHDAWMLYSEFPLGAEHCQALSEDSAKRTQHMRCIALRTVADELQAPHCPPLERADEVMAELLPNTYARSMKADQQKNAEDTDALGATLLKDPTVANIKAYTDAMHRIRERNKVLAQHPDASDQPPGEWSAEPWDGQGTRDWLDNARAQSDGLFAVFACLDDDPGVLRDINHEQEWLESGHEQWLGENNLRLSIGGFVRSLITEDGAELAGNLSYRYKDRDISLTPAQGRVMLDAQHRLEEELKAETRARQYGGQPSHAESAARDARIAAIVAPVRAFIPADLYREAEVLVREYRAEKLANLNNHPFGAKVGEYIDLDAMNTWFSDTAAAHFQQLEERHAALFADRGLYLKRSSSGTWFVDFNDLAARQWLTELATGCLTAQCIRAQGAEQYADYVRAADGGALRQLFNAWTPSLEAAVNNASRLSELMAALSADNINATHQALAPLSAVVLDDIATMARDAASQWSVLVNRLGAALLLLKGDNGFSASWMSIFVAARLGGESRLQQVFEGGRQVWALLGQRAEALAQWVNKTGKAIGVGRVERIVNSPVVVNSGGVVPMAALLVNVVNVQNYLKEAGVLEGMEGRRVNDTISASLYGAAALVAVVDSQVRVGLGVKEMTVKLPGGRMGSAPMLTLFGGVIGGLSVGAAYQEFRSLQKQLENSQRQIDPWLKMRQMAVGGQIAAFGSQALLGASYTMRVLAGSITTEIAILRYTLYMGPLNWIIAGLGLLYLTAWIFEKTPLQNFLNNCCWSKARAFDLGPIAPKAQQEELDRLYLILYTPRVSMQSSARQAPDNGRSGLTYVSAIDSLTIDLPGAEPHSVYLELSMVGDPVDTLENRYLIKNSPIDYFRPPRPWRDMTPFWLSSSSCQWIPIKEGRGLRISGPFKEVKDVLRTPPGTLSLRLRYRTPLTGILGARSFIGGERGLAFTLNNSTGVIALRNDPTPELDRVPNYPLGEDHPGAIYLQPKDKR is encoded by the coding sequence ATGAGCGCCGAAAAACTGGCCATGGTCGACCAGGCCGCGCAGGCCGAACGGGCCGCCAAAGCCCAGCCGCATGTGGATATCAACAGCACGGTGCATCCGTGTCCCGCCAGTCAGCCTGATCTGTTTGTGGTACCGGTGCGCTATGCGCTGGCGCACGAAAAGGCCGAACACGCCTGTTGCGTTCCCGGTATCGCGCCCGAGAGTCGCCCGATGGCAACGCGTCGCTTGCGGGCGGGGTTTGTGTACGTCTGGCAGCATCAGGGGCCGCTCAAGCGCTACGCCGTTTCAGCCGAAGGGCTGTTGCAGGCGCAGCCGCTGGACGCGGGGCCCGCCCTTGTGGCCGACGCAACGCTGGCCGGCCTGTCGCTGCCAAAAGCTCACGATGCCTGGATGCTTTACAGCGAATTCCCCCTGGGTGCCGAGCACTGTCAGGCACTGAGCGAGGACAGCGCCAAACGCACTCAGCACATGCGATGTATTGCGCTGCGCACAGTGGCCGACGAATTACAGGCCCCGCACTGCCCGCCCCTGGAGCGTGCCGATGAGGTCATGGCCGAACTTCTGCCGAACACCTATGCCCGGTCGATGAAAGCCGATCAGCAAAAAAATGCCGAGGACACCGACGCCCTCGGCGCGACACTGCTGAAGGATCCGACTGTGGCCAACATCAAGGCCTACACCGATGCCATGCACCGTATCCGCGAGCGCAACAAGGTGCTCGCTCAACACCCCGATGCCAGCGACCAGCCGCCCGGCGAGTGGAGCGCCGAGCCATGGGACGGTCAGGGCACCCGGGACTGGCTGGACAACGCCAGGGCGCAAAGCGACGGCCTGTTCGCCGTCTTCGCCTGTCTGGATGACGATCCTGGCGTGCTGCGCGATATCAACCATGAACAGGAATGGCTGGAATCCGGCCACGAGCAATGGCTCGGCGAAAACAACCTGCGCCTGAGCATCGGCGGGTTTGTGCGCAGCCTGATCACTGAGGACGGTGCAGAGCTGGCCGGCAATCTCAGCTACCGCTACAAGGATCGAGACATCAGCCTCACGCCGGCGCAGGGCCGGGTCATGCTCGACGCCCAGCATCGACTGGAGGAAGAGCTCAAGGCTGAAACCCGGGCCCGGCAGTATGGCGGTCAGCCGAGTCATGCAGAGTCCGCCGCCCGCGATGCCCGCATCGCAGCGATTGTCGCGCCGGTGCGGGCGTTTATTCCGGCAGACCTGTACCGCGAGGCCGAGGTCCTTGTCCGCGAATATCGCGCGGAAAAACTCGCCAACCTGAACAATCATCCGTTCGGCGCCAAGGTCGGCGAGTACATCGATCTCGACGCGATGAACACCTGGTTCAGCGACACGGCCGCCGCCCACTTTCAACAACTCGAAGAGCGGCACGCGGCGTTGTTCGCTGACCGGGGGCTGTACCTCAAACGCTCGTCCAGCGGCACCTGGTTTGTCGACTTCAACGACTTGGCGGCGCGCCAGTGGCTGACCGAGCTGGCCACCGGCTGCCTGACCGCCCAGTGCATCCGCGCCCAGGGCGCCGAGCAATACGCCGACTATGTACGCGCCGCCGACGGTGGCGCACTCCGGCAACTGTTCAACGCCTGGACGCCCTCACTCGAAGCGGCCGTCAACAATGCCTCGCGCCTCAGCGAGCTGATGGCCGCGCTATCTGCCGACAACATCAACGCCACCCATCAGGCGCTGGCGCCGTTGAGCGCAGTGGTGCTGGATGACATCGCGACCATGGCCCGGGACGCCGCCAGCCAATGGAGTGTGCTGGTCAACCGGCTGGGAGCGGCGTTGTTGCTGCTCAAGGGTGACAACGGCTTCAGTGCGTCGTGGATGAGCATCTTCGTCGCGGCGAGGCTGGGGGGTGAAAGCCGTTTGCAGCAAGTGTTCGAGGGCGGGCGACAGGTGTGGGCGTTGCTGGGGCAACGGGCCGAGGCACTGGCCCAATGGGTGAACAAGACAGGCAAGGCGATTGGCGTCGGGCGGGTGGAACGGATCGTCAATTCGCCGGTGGTGGTCAACAGCGGGGGCGTTGTGCCGATGGCGGCGCTGCTGGTGAACGTGGTGAATGTGCAGAACTACTTGAAAGAGGCCGGGGTGCTGGAGGGGATGGAAGGGCGCCGGGTGAATGACACGATTTCGGCGAGTCTTTACGGGGCGGCGGCGTTGGTGGCGGTGGTGGATAGTCAGGTGAGGGTGGGGTTGGGGGTCAAGGAAATGACCGTCAAGCTTCCAGGTGGAAGGATGGGAAGTGCTCCAATGCTTACTTTGTTTGGTGGAGTGATTGGTGGGTTGTCGGTGGGCGCTGCCTATCAGGAGTTCAGATCCCTGCAGAAGCAGTTAGAAAACTCCCAGCGTCAGATAGATCCCTGGCTGAAAATGCGTCAAATGGCGGTTGGAGGACAGATTGCTGCCTTTGGCTCTCAGGCATTACTGGGCGCCTCTTACACGATGAGAGTGTTGGCGGGTTCAATAACGACCGAGATCGCCATCTTGCGTTACACGCTCTACATGGGGCCATTGAACTGGATCATTGCCGGTTTGGGCCTGCTGTATCTGACGGCCTGGATTTTCGAAAAGACGCCGCTGCAAAACTTCCTGAACAACTGCTGCTGGTCTAAAGCGCGGGCTTTTGATCTGGGGCCCATCGCGCCAAAAGCCCAACAGGAAGAACTCGACCGTTTGTACCTCATCCTTTATACCCCTCGGGTCTCCATGCAAAGCAGCGCCAGGCAGGCACCTGATAATGGCCGTTCCGGCCTGACTTACGTCAGCGCCATTGATTCCCTGACCATCGACTTGCCAGGCGCCGAGCCACACAGTGTCTACCTGGAGCTGAGCATGGTCGGTGACCCGGTAGATACACTCGAAAACCGCTACCTGATCAAGAATAGTCCGATCGACTATTTCAGGCCTCCCCGTCCCTGGCGCGATATGACGCCCTTCTGGTTGTCCAGCAGCAGTTGCCAGTGGATACCGATCAAAGAAGGTCGGGGTTTGCGTATAAGCGGCCCATTCAAAGAGGTGAAAGACGTATTGCGCACCCCCCCTGGCACGTTGTCGCTCAGGTTGCGTTATCGCACGCCATTGACCGGGATACTCGGTGCTCGAAGCTTCATCGGCGGCGAACGAGGACTGGCGTTCACCTTGAACAACTCCACAGGTGTCATCGCCCTGAGAAACGACCCGACGCCCGAGCTTGATCGTGTACCGAACTACCCGCTCGGTGAGGACCACCCCGGCGCCATTTACCTGCAACCCAAGGACAAGCGATGA
- a CDS encoding di-heme oxidoredictase family protein encodes MPSLPLRLSALCLALGLSACDDAPRFTKAEPGEARSGGAATVRKSDQNAFSLPSANLPPSRRVDFSVGNSFFRSPWVIAPSTTTARDGLGPLFNTNACQNCHIKDGRGHPPTPDAANAVSMLVRLSIPDAPAYAKVIEQVGVVPEPVYGGQFQDMAVPGVAPEGKVRVDYTPVPVRFKDGTEVELRKPVLQITQLGYGPMHPDTRFSARVAPPMIGLGLLEAIPEEAILANATAQAKENNGVNGRPNRVWDDAQQKTVMGRFGWKAGQPNLNQQNVHAFSGDMGLTTSLRPFDDCTDAQTACKQAPNGNGPDGEPEVSDNILRLVLFYSRNLAVPARRGVNDAQVLAGKNLFFQAGCQSCHTPKYTTAANAAEPELANQVIRPYSDLLLHDMGEGLADNRTEFQASGRDWRTPPLWGIGLTQAVSGHTQFLHDGRARNLLEAVLWHGGEAKAAQQQVLSFNAEQRAALLAFLNSL; translated from the coding sequence ATGCCCTCGCTGCCTCTTCGCTTGTCCGCACTGTGTCTGGCCCTGGGCCTGAGTGCTTGCGATGACGCCCCGCGTTTCACCAAGGCCGAGCCGGGTGAGGCCCGTTCCGGCGGCGCGGCGACCGTGCGCAAGAGCGATCAGAACGCGTTTTCCCTGCCGTCCGCCAACCTGCCGCCCTCGCGCCGGGTGGACTTCAGCGTCGGCAACAGTTTCTTTCGCAGCCCGTGGGTGATCGCGCCGTCGACCACCACGGCCCGCGATGGCCTCGGCCCGCTGTTCAACACCAACGCCTGCCAGAACTGCCACATCAAGGACGGCCGCGGTCATCCGCCGACACCGGATGCAGCCAACGCTGTTTCGATGCTGGTGCGCCTGTCGATTCCAGATGCGCCGGCCTATGCCAAGGTGATCGAACAGGTGGGCGTGGTGCCCGAACCCGTCTACGGCGGTCAGTTTCAGGACATGGCTGTCCCCGGCGTCGCGCCGGAAGGCAAGGTGCGGGTCGATTACACGCCGGTGCCGGTTCGCTTCAAGGACGGCACCGAAGTCGAGCTGCGTAAACCGGTTTTGCAGATTACCCAGCTCGGCTACGGCCCGATGCACCCGGACACGCGTTTCTCCGCCCGCGTTGCACCGCCGATGATCGGCCTCGGTCTGCTCGAAGCGATCCCCGAAGAAGCGATCCTCGCCAACGCCACCGCCCAGGCCAAAGAGAACAACGGCGTCAACGGTCGGCCAAACCGGGTCTGGGACGACGCGCAGCAAAAGACCGTCATGGGTCGATTTGGCTGGAAAGCCGGCCAACCAAACCTCAATCAACAGAATGTTCACGCGTTTTCGGGTGATATGGGCCTCACCACCAGCCTCAGACCGTTTGATGACTGCACCGACGCACAAACCGCCTGCAAACAGGCGCCGAATGGTAACGGCCCGGATGGTGAGCCGGAAGTCAGCGACAACATCCTGCGTCTGGTGCTGTTCTACAGCCGCAACCTCGCCGTTCCCGCCCGTCGAGGGGTCAACGATGCGCAGGTGCTGGCCGGCAAGAATCTGTTTTTCCAGGCTGGCTGCCAGTCCTGTCACACACCGAAGTACACCACTGCCGCGAACGCTGCCGAACCTGAACTGGCCAATCAAGTGATTCGCCCGTACAGCGATCTGCTGCTGCATGACATGGGCGAAGGTCTGGCGGACAACCGCACTGAATTCCAGGCCTCCGGCCGCGACTGGCGCACCCCGCCGCTGTGGGGCATCGGCCTGACGCAGGCGGTCAGCGGCCACACCCAGTTTCTGCATGACGGCCGCGCCCGCAACCTGCTCGAAGCCGTGCTCTGGCATGGCGGCGAAGCCAAGGCGGCGCAGCAACAGGTTTTGTCTTTCAACGCCGAGCAGCGTGCCGCGCTGCTGGCGTTCTTGAACTCACTTTAA
- a CDS encoding imelysin family protein, producing MFRPKLFFTSLAALALGACSPQDPQAVTSAAIAKSVILPTYTRWVEADKQLAISALAYCQGKESLDTARADFLHAQKAWAELQPLLIGPLAEGNRSWQVQFWPDKKNLVGRQVEQLVTAQPQIDAAALAKSSVVVQGLSAYEYILFDAKPDVANDAQKAKYCPLLVAIGERQKQLAEEILSSWNNTDGMLAQMSKFPNQRYADSHEAIADLLRVQVTALDTLKKKLGTPMGRQSKGVPQPFQADAWRSQSSMESLEASLAAAKTVWEGVDNKGLRGLLPAEQKPLADKIDAAYAASLKLFASTQRSLTEMLNDDAGRQQLNDIYDSLNVVHRLHEGELAKALGIQLGFNANDGD from the coding sequence ATGTTCCGTCCCAAGCTGTTCTTCACCAGCCTTGCCGCACTGGCCCTCGGCGCGTGCTCGCCGCAGGACCCGCAAGCCGTCACTTCGGCAGCCATCGCCAAATCGGTGATCCTGCCGACCTACACGCGCTGGGTCGAAGCCGACAAGCAACTGGCCATCAGCGCCCTCGCCTACTGCCAGGGCAAAGAGTCCCTGGACACCGCCCGTGCCGACTTCCTGCATGCGCAGAAAGCCTGGGCCGAGCTGCAACCGCTGCTGATCGGCCCGCTGGCCGAGGGCAACCGTTCGTGGCAGGTGCAGTTCTGGCCGGACAAGAAAAACCTGGTCGGCCGTCAGGTCGAGCAACTGGTCACCGCGCAACCGCAGATCGATGCGGCCGCCCTGGCCAAGTCCAGCGTCGTGGTTCAAGGCCTGTCCGCCTACGAGTACATCCTGTTCGACGCCAAGCCGGATGTGGCCAACGATGCGCAGAAAGCCAAATACTGCCCGCTGTTGGTGGCCATCGGCGAGCGTCAGAAACAACTGGCCGAAGAGATCCTCAGCAGTTGGAACAACACCGACGGCATGCTCGCGCAGATGAGCAAATTCCCGAACCAGCGCTACGCAGACTCGCACGAAGCGATCGCCGATCTGCTGCGGGTACAGGTCACTGCCCTCGACACCCTGAAGAAAAAACTCGGCACGCCGATGGGCCGTCAGAGCAAGGGCGTGCCTCAGCCGTTCCAGGCCGATGCATGGCGCAGCCAGTCGTCCATGGAGTCGCTGGAAGCCAGCCTCGCGGCGGCGAAAACCGTCTGGGAAGGCGTCGACAACAAAGGCCTGCGCGGCCTGCTGCCGGCCGAGCAAAAGCCGCTGGCGGACAAGATCGATGCAGCCTACGCGGCGTCGCTCAAACTGTTTGCCAGCACCCAGCGCTCGCTGACCGAAATGCTCAACGACGACGCCGGTCGCCAGCAGCTCAACGACATCTACGACAGCCTCAACGTCGTCCACCGCCTGCACGAAGGCGAGCTGGCCAAGGCGCTGGGCATCCAACTGGGCTTCAACGCCAACGACGGTGACTGA
- a CDS encoding DUF1513 domain-containing protein has protein sequence MLRRQALTLGSLLLGAVTLGGWTLFKRKDQSPLLLSARDDADGKHYAVGYRLDGTQVFATAVGQRCHDIINHPTLPIALFVARRPGTESYLIDLRNGGLLQTVTSQPNRHFYGHAVIHHSGDYLYATENDTSDPGRGLLGVYKFEGERLVHSGEISTHGLGPHQVSWMPDGETLVVANGGIRTEAESRVDMNLDAMEPSLVLMQRDGTLLSKETLAQQMNSVRHLGIASDGTIVAGQQFMGPSHERSELLAIKRPGQPFVAFPVPEHQLQSMGHYTASVAVHSDLRLVALTAPRGNRFFIWDLDSGEVRLDAPLPDCAGVGAVKDGFVVTSGQGRCRYYDCRQDDLLAKPLDLPAGLWDNHLHLMA, from the coding sequence ATGCTGCGACGCCAGGCTCTGACTTTAGGTAGTTTGCTGCTGGGAGCAGTGACTCTGGGCGGCTGGACGCTGTTCAAACGCAAGGACCAAAGCCCGCTGCTGCTGTCGGCGCGGGACGACGCCGACGGCAAGCATTACGCCGTCGGCTATCGGCTGGACGGCACTCAAGTGTTCGCCACCGCAGTCGGCCAGCGCTGCCACGACATCATCAATCACCCGACGCTGCCGATCGCGCTGTTCGTCGCCCGCCGGCCGGGCACCGAGAGCTATCTGATCGACCTGCGCAACGGTGGATTGCTGCAAACCGTGACCTCGCAGCCGAACCGGCATTTCTACGGCCACGCGGTGATCCACCACAGCGGCGACTACCTGTACGCCACCGAAAACGACACCAGCGATCCGGGCCGTGGACTGCTCGGGGTGTACAAATTCGAAGGCGAACGGCTGGTCCACAGCGGCGAGATTTCCACCCACGGTCTCGGCCCGCATCAGGTGTCGTGGATGCCCGACGGTGAAACCCTGGTGGTGGCCAACGGCGGGATCCGCACCGAGGCCGAAAGCCGGGTCGACATGAACCTCGACGCCATGGAACCGAGCCTGGTGCTGATGCAGCGCGACGGCACCTTGCTGAGCAAGGAAACCCTCGCCCAGCAGATGAACAGCGTGCGCCACCTGGGGATCGCCAGCGACGGCACCATCGTCGCCGGCCAGCAATTCATGGGGCCGTCCCACGAGCGCTCGGAGCTGCTGGCGATCAAACGTCCCGGTCAGCCATTCGTGGCGTTCCCGGTGCCGGAGCATCAGTTGCAGTCGATGGGTCATTACACCGCCAGCGTCGCCGTGCACAGCGACCTGCGTCTGGTGGCACTGACCGCACCGCGCGGCAACCGCTTCTTCATCTGGGATCTGGACAGCGGCGAAGTGCGCCTCGACGCACCGCTGCCTGACTGCGCCGGCGTCGGTGCAGTGAAGGACGGTTTTGTCGTGACCTCCGGTCAGGGACGCTGCCGCTACTACGATTGCCGTCAGGACGATCTGCTGGCCAAACCGCTGGATTTGCCCGCAGGGCTCTGGGACAACCATCTTCATCTGATGGCCTGA
- a CDS encoding efflux RND transporter periplasmic adaptor subunit, whose translation MLRRRMLIMLGVVLLIVLLLAGYKAFSIYTMIQGFAKPKPPISVAVATAVERPWQMRLPTVGTLKALQGVDLSLENAGTVTELKFESGQKVKAGQPLLQLDSAVEAAFLETAKADLGLAQLDYGRGSQLVGSSAISKGEFDRLSAQLQKNKATVNQLNAALAKKRIVAPFSGTIGIRLVDIGDYLASGTKIATLQDLSSLYADFYVPEQSVPKLAIGQPVQITVAAYPGQNFTGAISAINPIVESTTRNILVRATLANPDGKLLPGMFTSVEVLLPDPQKHIVVPESAITYTLYGNSTYVVTQKKAEDGTVEKDDKGQPVLIAERRFVETGERRNGQVVINKGVQSGEQVVTAGQIKLDNGAHIAISDDKTLGEQNSPPRAD comes from the coding sequence ATGCTGCGTCGCCGCATGCTGATCATGTTGGGTGTTGTACTGCTGATCGTTCTGCTACTCGCCGGTTACAAGGCCTTCTCGATCTACACGATGATCCAGGGCTTTGCCAAACCGAAACCGCCGATCAGCGTCGCCGTGGCCACGGCCGTCGAGCGCCCGTGGCAAATGCGCTTGCCCACCGTCGGCACGCTGAAGGCGCTGCAAGGCGTCGACCTGAGTCTGGAGAACGCCGGCACCGTCACCGAGCTGAAATTCGAATCGGGGCAGAAGGTCAAGGCCGGCCAACCATTACTGCAACTGGACAGCGCCGTCGAAGCCGCCTTCCTCGAAACCGCCAAGGCCGATCTCGGTCTCGCGCAGCTGGATTACGGTCGCGGCAGCCAGCTCGTCGGCAGCAGCGCCATCTCCAAAGGCGAATTCGACCGGCTCTCGGCGCAGTTGCAAAAGAACAAGGCCACGGTCAATCAACTCAATGCGGCGCTGGCCAAAAAACGCATCGTCGCGCCCTTCAGCGGCACCATCGGCATCCGCCTCGTCGATATCGGCGACTACCTCGCCAGCGGCACCAAGATCGCTACCCTGCAGGATCTGAGCAGCCTCTACGCCGACTTCTATGTACCCGAACAGTCGGTACCGAAACTGGCCATCGGTCAGCCGGTGCAGATCACGGTCGCGGCGTATCCCGGCCAGAACTTCACCGGCGCCATCAGCGCCATCAACCCGATCGTCGAAAGCACCACCCGCAATATCCTGGTGCGCGCCACCCTGGCCAACCCCGACGGCAAGTTGCTGCCGGGCATGTTCACCAGCGTCGAGGTGCTGCTGCCGGATCCGCAGAAACACATCGTGGTTCCGGAAAGCGCGATCACCTACACCCTCTACGGCAATTCGACGTACGTGGTCACCCAGAAGAAAGCCGAAGACGGCACCGTCGAAAAGGACGACAAGGGCCAACCGGTACTGATCGCCGAGCGTCGGTTCGTCGAGACCGGCGAACGCCGCAATGGCCAGGTAGTGATCAACAAGGGCGTGCAGAGCGGCGAACAGGTGGTGACGGCCGGCCAGATCAAACTGGACAACGGCGCCCACATTGCCATCAGCGACGACAAGACCCTCGGCGAGCAGAACAGTCCGCCCCGCGCCGACTGA